A genomic window from Halorubrum trapanicum includes:
- a CDS encoding MFS transporter yields MTHPEAGAASTGDGPDEVADAADADPAGADTPGTEGDRDRTPAVANPRRALAVVIGVVFIDLVGFGIVIPILPFYVRSFGVSDAFIGLLAASYSLAQFLAAPTLGRLSDRIGRRPVLLASLAAAGVAWTTFGYAGAAGTRFGPVAALATLFASRTLAGAMGGNIAAAQAYVADITPRDRRAGALGLVGASFALGFVFGPAIGGLLAADAVVARADALLPAFVPATAYSLPSFAAAGMSFLAVLVGFALLEEPTRTRPAAETEGIRGGRTTAIGQFRDALASASLRPLTVAYFVVAVAFAGVQVMFIPYVADAFGYDATAAAFLLTYVGVLGAINQGVLVGRLSRVVSSRTLVAAGSVVLGVALAAIPATGLVDRVAGDAALGGPGWFTLPLVALLAALAALSLGNALVNVSLATLVSASADDADQGAAFGVTQGASSLGRTVGPPLMAVLYTVAVASPFLIGALLLVPVAVAFGRRTG; encoded by the coding sequence GTGACACACCCGGAAGCCGGCGCGGCGTCGACTGGAGACGGCCCCGACGAGGTCGCCGACGCCGCGGACGCCGATCCCGCGGGTGCCGACACCCCCGGAACCGAGGGGGACCGCGACCGGACCCCGGCCGTCGCCAACCCGCGCCGGGCGCTCGCGGTGGTGATCGGCGTCGTGTTCATCGACCTCGTCGGCTTCGGGATCGTGATCCCCATCCTCCCCTTCTACGTCAGGTCCTTCGGCGTCAGCGACGCCTTCATCGGGCTGCTGGCGGCGTCGTACTCGCTCGCGCAGTTCCTCGCGGCGCCGACGCTCGGCCGGCTCTCCGACCGGATCGGGCGCCGCCCCGTCCTGCTGGCGTCGCTCGCGGCCGCCGGCGTCGCGTGGACGACGTTCGGCTACGCCGGGGCCGCGGGGACGCGGTTCGGGCCCGTGGCGGCGCTGGCGACGCTGTTCGCCTCCCGGACGCTCGCGGGCGCGATGGGCGGGAACATCGCCGCCGCGCAGGCGTACGTCGCCGACATCACGCCCCGCGACCGGCGGGCGGGCGCGCTCGGCCTCGTCGGCGCCTCGTTCGCGCTCGGGTTCGTCTTCGGGCCGGCGATCGGCGGCCTCCTCGCCGCCGACGCCGTCGTCGCCCGCGCCGACGCGCTCCTCCCGGCGTTCGTCCCCGCCACCGCCTACTCCCTCCCGAGCTTCGCGGCGGCGGGGATGAGCTTCCTCGCGGTCCTCGTCGGGTTCGCCCTCCTCGAAGAGCCGACGCGGACGCGCCCGGCGGCGGAGACCGAGGGGATTCGCGGCGGCCGCACCACCGCGATCGGCCAGTTCCGCGACGCGCTCGCCTCCGCGTCGCTCCGGCCGCTGACGGTCGCGTACTTCGTCGTCGCCGTCGCGTTCGCGGGCGTCCAGGTGATGTTCATCCCGTACGTCGCGGACGCGTTCGGCTACGACGCGACGGCCGCGGCCTTTTTACTCACGTACGTCGGCGTGCTCGGCGCGATCAACCAGGGCGTCCTCGTCGGGCGGCTCTCCCGGGTCGTCTCCTCCCGGACGCTCGTCGCCGCCGGGTCGGTCGTCCTCGGGGTCGCGCTCGCGGCGATCCCTGCCACCGGGCTCGTCGACCGCGTCGCCGGCGACGCCGCCCTCGGCGGTCCGGGGTGGTTCACGCTCCCGCTGGTCGCGCTGCTCGCCGCGCTCGCCGCGCTCTCGCTCGGCAACGCCCTCGTCAACGTCTCGCTGGCGACGCTCGTCTCCGCGTCGGCCGACGACGCCGACCAGGGGGCCGCCTTCGGCGTGACGCAGGGCGCGTCGAGCCTCGGCCGGACCGTCGGCCCGCCGCTGATGGCGGTGCTGTACACCGTCGCCGTCGCGTCGCCGTTCCTGATCGGCGCGCTGCTCCTCGTCCCCGTGGCGGTCGCGTTCGGACGCCGGACCGGGTGA
- a CDS encoding histidine kinase N-terminal 7TM domain-containing protein — protein sequence MALDLVPAWPAVGSLAGGAGALALAWAIREHRGRPGVDWFLGVFAAQATWCLSYGVGLLVSDPTFRAALEATMWLGVIWTGIAFLGFALEYTGRSDVVRSRLFGSIVGFGLLSSALVATNPLHGAFWTDFGVDPAFGVETVSYAFGPWAYLTVAAETVLVASAVFLLVDTLLSYGPLYRRESAAVALSSLPPGFALVAWALQIGPVPQLQLAPLMFVPHVLLDAYAFDRAEMFDRNPTTSRAAERTAIDDLRDPIVALALDRRVVRLNPAAEAVLGVDAETARDRPLADFLDLPVGLGEEDTAEPDGGQSADADSHDTADPDQSISRETVRIDAADGAGRRTYAVSVSRLTDPNGTHVGYTVVLSDVTERERRRQQLEVLNRILRHNLRNDAGVVHGYGEILRDRLEDPELVRMADAIERRAGALAALGEKAGTVERLLAETDPEATDVRELLDSVAADARERDPDAVVETAVDGADDANWTTRVRPDALRAVVENTVENAIDHHDGEGTEREEGGAWVRVSLRREANRDGEESGRGDGGDRFRLSVEDDGPGIPDHEVEAVESGRETALEHGSGLGLWVVAWGAAAVGADVEYADREPRGTRVTVSIPVVDDL from the coding sequence ATGGCACTCGACCTCGTCCCGGCGTGGCCCGCCGTCGGCTCGCTCGCGGGCGGGGCGGGGGCGCTCGCGCTCGCGTGGGCGATCCGGGAACACCGCGGCCGGCCCGGCGTCGACTGGTTCCTCGGGGTGTTCGCCGCGCAGGCGACGTGGTGTCTCTCGTACGGGGTCGGACTGCTCGTCTCGGACCCGACGTTCCGGGCCGCGCTGGAGGCGACGATGTGGCTCGGCGTGATCTGGACCGGGATCGCCTTCCTCGGCTTCGCCCTGGAGTACACGGGTCGGAGCGACGTGGTCCGGAGCCGCCTGTTCGGGTCGATCGTCGGGTTCGGCCTCCTCTCGTCCGCGCTCGTCGCCACGAACCCGCTCCACGGCGCCTTCTGGACCGACTTCGGCGTCGACCCCGCATTCGGCGTCGAGACCGTCTCCTACGCGTTCGGCCCGTGGGCGTACCTCACCGTCGCCGCGGAGACGGTCCTCGTCGCCAGCGCCGTCTTCCTCCTCGTCGACACGCTGCTCAGCTACGGCCCCCTCTACCGCCGGGAGAGCGCTGCGGTCGCGCTGAGTTCGCTGCCGCCCGGGTTCGCCTTGGTCGCGTGGGCGCTCCAGATCGGGCCGGTCCCGCAGCTACAGCTCGCGCCGCTCATGTTCGTCCCGCACGTCCTGCTCGACGCGTACGCGTTCGACCGCGCGGAGATGTTCGACCGGAACCCGACCACCAGCCGCGCCGCCGAGCGCACCGCGATCGACGACCTCCGGGACCCCATCGTCGCGCTCGCGCTCGACCGGCGGGTCGTCCGGCTCAACCCCGCCGCCGAGGCGGTGTTGGGCGTCGACGCCGAGACCGCCCGCGACCGCCCGCTCGCCGACTTTCTCGACCTGCCCGTCGGACTCGGGGAGGAAGATACGGCGGAGCCTGACGGCGGCCAGTCCGCCGACGCCGACTCCCACGACACAGCCGACCCTGACCAGAGCATCTCCCGGGAGACGGTCCGGATCGACGCCGCCGACGGCGCCGGCCGCCGCACGTACGCGGTGTCCGTTTCCCGGCTGACCGACCCGAACGGGACCCATGTCGGCTACACGGTCGTCCTCTCGGACGTCACCGAGCGCGAGCGCCGCCGCCAGCAGCTGGAGGTGCTCAACCGCATCCTCCGCCACAACCTCCGCAACGACGCCGGCGTCGTCCACGGCTACGGCGAGATCCTCCGCGACCGCCTGGAGGACCCGGAGCTCGTCCGAATGGCCGACGCCATCGAGCGCCGCGCGGGCGCGCTGGCCGCGCTCGGCGAGAAGGCCGGCACCGTCGAGCGCCTCCTCGCCGAGACCGACCCCGAGGCGACGGACGTCCGCGAGCTCCTCGATTCGGTCGCCGCGGACGCCCGCGAGCGCGACCCGGACGCCGTCGTCGAGACGGCCGTCGACGGCGCCGACGACGCCAACTGGACCACGCGCGTCAGGCCCGACGCGCTCCGCGCGGTCGTCGAGAACACCGTGGAGAACGCGATCGACCACCACGACGGTGAGGGGACCGAGCGCGAGGAGGGCGGGGCGTGGGTGCGGGTCTCGCTCCGCAGAGAAGCTAATCGGGACGGAGAGGAATCCGGACGCGGCGACGGCGGCGACCGCTTCCGCCTCTCGGTCGAGGACGACGGCCCCGGAATCCCGGACCACGAGGTCGAGGCGGTCGAGTCGGGCCGCGAGACGGCCCTCGAACACGGGTCGGGGCTGGGGCTGTGGGTCGTCGCGTGGGGCGCCGCCGCGGTCGGCGCGGACGTCGAGTACGCCGACCGGGAGCCGCGAGGGACGCGGGTGACGGTGTCGATTCCGGTCGTGGACGATTTATAA
- a CDS encoding DNA polymerase sliding clamp, whose product MFKAIVGASTFQDALDSVSVLVDECKIRLNEEELSIRAVDPANVGMVDLTLEAAAFESYDADGGVIGVNLARLEDIAGMANSGDLIHLELDEETRKLHIEIDGLSYTLALIDPDSIRQEPDIPDLDLASEIVVEGAQLDRGIKAADMVSDHIRLRVDETDEAFFIEAEGDTDDVNLKLDREDLIALTAGPADSLFSLDYLKDMNKAIPSDAEVTVELGEEFPVKLHYGFAEGLGQATYMLAPRIQSE is encoded by the coding sequence ATGTTCAAGGCCATCGTGGGCGCGTCGACGTTTCAGGACGCGCTCGATTCGGTGAGCGTGTTGGTCGACGAGTGTAAGATCCGCCTCAACGAGGAGGAGCTCTCCATCCGGGCCGTCGACCCCGCCAACGTCGGCATGGTCGACCTCACCCTCGAAGCCGCCGCGTTCGAGTCCTACGACGCCGACGGCGGCGTCATCGGCGTCAACCTCGCCCGCTTAGAGGACATCGCCGGCATGGCCAACTCCGGCGACCTGATCCACCTCGAACTCGACGAGGAGACCCGCAAGCTCCACATCGAGATCGACGGCCTGTCCTACACCCTCGCGCTCATCGACCCCGACTCGATCCGCCAGGAGCCGGACATCCCGGACCTCGACCTCGCCTCCGAGATCGTCGTCGAGGGCGCCCAGCTCGACCGCGGGATCAAGGCCGCCGACATGGTCTCCGACCACATCCGCCTCCGCGTCGACGAGACCGACGAGGCGTTCTTCATCGAGGCCGAGGGCGACACCGACGACGTGAACCTCAAGCTCGACCGCGAGGACCTCATCGCGCTCACCGCCGGCCCCGCCGACTCGCTGTTCAGCCTCGACTACCTGAAGGACATGAACAAGGCGATCCCCTCCGACGCAGAGGTCACCGTCGAGCTCGGCGAGGAGTTCCCCGTCAAGCTCCACTACGGGTTCGCGGAGGGGCTCGGACAGGCAACGTATATGCTTGCACCGAGGATTCAGAGCGAGTAA
- a CDS encoding phosphoglucomutase/phosphomannomutase family protein, translating to MDQIAFGTDGWRATLDTFTDERVRIVGQAVADHLNAAGRDGTVAVGYDARETSKGFAESLAEVLSGNGFDVILPERDAPTPVIAHAIVSRGLAGACMVTASHNPPEYNGVKFIPHDGAPALPEVTEDIEDRLAEPDLLPEAERGTVERVDLVRDHADAARDLVGRVAAPGTGDAVDLSGLTVAYDAMHGSGRGVTDALLESAGAEVVRLRCERDVTFGGGSPEPSAEHLEALAERVTDPDSDVDLGVANDGDADRIAVVTPERGVLDANLFYSACYDRLLETDSGPAVRTVSTTFLVDRIAEAHGEDVYETPVGFKWVAEAMGEHDALFGGEESGGFTLRGHVREKDGVLMALLAAATHAAEPFDARVDRLLDEHGRIAAGKVSLDCPDDRKEGVLNELEDHIPESVCGSPVAKVVTLDGFKLLLENGSWLLVRPSGTEPKLRVYAEADSEGAVDDLLAEGRDLVEPLI from the coding sequence ATGGATCAGATTGCCTTCGGCACGGACGGCTGGCGTGCGACGCTCGACACGTTCACCGACGAGCGGGTGCGAATCGTCGGGCAGGCGGTCGCGGACCACCTCAACGCGGCGGGCCGCGACGGGACGGTCGCGGTCGGCTACGACGCCCGCGAGACCTCGAAGGGGTTCGCCGAGAGCCTCGCCGAGGTGCTCTCGGGGAACGGTTTCGACGTGATCCTCCCCGAGCGCGACGCGCCGACGCCGGTGATCGCCCACGCCATCGTCTCCCGCGGGCTGGCCGGTGCCTGTATGGTCACCGCCTCCCACAACCCGCCCGAGTACAACGGCGTGAAGTTCATCCCGCACGACGGCGCCCCCGCGCTCCCCGAGGTGACCGAGGACATCGAGGACCGCCTCGCGGAGCCGGACCTCCTGCCCGAGGCCGAGCGCGGCACGGTCGAACGGGTCGACCTCGTGCGCGACCACGCCGACGCGGCCCGCGACCTCGTGGGGCGCGTCGCCGCCCCCGGTACCGGCGACGCGGTCGACCTCTCCGGGCTCACGGTCGCGTACGACGCGATGCACGGGAGCGGGCGCGGCGTCACCGACGCGCTCCTCGAGTCGGCCGGCGCGGAGGTCGTCCGCCTGCGCTGCGAGCGCGACGTGACCTTCGGCGGCGGCTCCCCGGAGCCGTCCGCGGAGCACCTCGAAGCGCTGGCGGAGCGCGTCACCGACCCCGACAGCGACGTCGACCTCGGGGTCGCCAACGACGGCGACGCCGACCGGATCGCCGTCGTCACCCCCGAGCGCGGCGTCCTCGACGCCAACCTCTTCTATTCCGCCTGTTACGACCGGCTCCTAGAGACCGACTCGGGGCCCGCGGTCCGCACCGTCTCGACGACGTTCCTCGTCGACCGCATCGCGGAGGCGCACGGCGAGGACGTGTACGAGACGCCGGTCGGGTTCAAGTGGGTCGCCGAGGCGATGGGCGAGCACGACGCGCTGTTCGGCGGCGAGGAGTCGGGCGGGTTCACCCTCCGCGGCCACGTTCGCGAGAAGGACGGCGTGCTGATGGCGCTGCTCGCGGCCGCGACCCACGCCGCCGAGCCGTTCGACGCGCGCGTCGACCGCCTGCTCGACGAACACGGGCGCATCGCGGCCGGGAAGGTGTCCCTCGACTGCCCGGACGACCGGAAGGAAGGCGTCCTCAACGAGCTCGAAGACCACATCCCGGAGTCCGTCTGCGGCTCCCCCGTCGCGAAGGTCGTCACCCTCGACGGATTCAAGCTCCTCTTGGAGAACGGCTCGTGGCTGCTCGTCCGCCCCTCTGGCACCGAGCCGAAGCTGCGCGTGTACGCCGAGGCCGACTCCGAGGGCGCCGTCGACGACCTGCTCGCCGAGGGGCGCGACCTCGTCGAACCGCTCATCTGA
- a CDS encoding NADPH-dependent FMN reductase, with the protein MTRIVAISGSRSADSTTRAALRVALDAAADAGAETDLIDLAAVDLPLYHPDQGAQGDSEALKRRVREADGVLAGTPVYRGSYSSTFKNFHDFCGSDEYANTAVGLLATAGGGSYGGTLEHLRSTFRNVHAWTVPHEVGIQGASSKIETGAASPDGEPRITDEDLRRRTERLGRVVLEHAERMRGRPATDA; encoded by the coding sequence ATGACCCGAATCGTCGCGATCTCCGGCAGTCGGAGCGCGGACAGCACCACGCGGGCCGCGCTCCGCGTCGCGCTCGACGCCGCGGCCGACGCCGGCGCGGAGACCGATCTGATCGATCTGGCCGCCGTCGACCTCCCGCTGTACCACCCCGACCAGGGCGCGCAGGGCGACAGCGAGGCGCTGAAGCGCCGCGTCCGCGAGGCCGACGGCGTCCTCGCGGGCACGCCCGTCTACCGCGGCTCCTACTCGTCGACGTTCAAGAACTTCCACGACTTCTGCGGCTCCGACGAGTACGCGAACACGGCCGTGGGCCTGCTCGCGACCGCGGGCGGCGGCTCCTACGGCGGAACCTTAGAACACCTCCGGTCGACGTTCCGGAACGTCCACGCGTGGACCGTGCCTCACGAGGTCGGGATCCAGGGCGCCTCCTCGAAGATCGAGACGGGCGCGGCCAGTCCCGACGGCGAGCCGCGGATCACCGACGAGGACCTCCGCCGGCGCACCGAGCGACTCGGGCGAGTCGTCCTCGAACACGCCGAGCGGATGCGGGGACGACCGGCGACGGACGCGTGA
- a CDS encoding rhodanese-like domain-containing protein: protein MSRIRPDELDERLGTDGEPFLLDIRPESDYVSGAIDGSRNVPVYDDLRSGDDAALRRRLDEVPDDREVVTVCKMGIVAKRATRVLDEAGYEASTLAGGMSGWNGYERGSLGYKLRSLWWRLRG, encoded by the coding sequence ATGAGTCGAATCCGTCCGGACGAGTTGGACGAGCGCCTCGGGACCGACGGCGAGCCGTTCCTGCTGGACATCCGGCCCGAGTCGGACTACGTGAGCGGCGCGATCGACGGGAGCCGGAACGTGCCGGTGTACGACGACCTCCGGAGCGGCGACGACGCCGCGCTCCGCCGCCGTCTCGACGAGGTCCCCGACGACCGCGAGGTCGTCACCGTCTGCAAGATGGGGATCGTCGCCAAGCGCGCGACGCGGGTGCTCGACGAGGCGGGATACGAGGCGTCGACGCTCGCCGGCGGAATGAGCGGCTGGAACGGGTACGAGCGCGGGTCGCTCGGCTACAAGCTCCGGTCGCTGTGGTGGCGGCTGCGAGGGTGA
- the hjc gene encoding Holliday junction resolvase Hjc — MTTTVSANRKGDRRERELVNALDEAGFAVMRAPASGSATERELPDVLAGDGETFYAIEAKSSAGDPIYLTGEEVEALLFFARNFGAKARIAVRFDREDWFFFHPGDLYTTDAGSYRVKKEKALADGTDFPEFVGETEKVTLAEVGEGDGTGDDADGIDPETEERRTILEAVRDGHMPVEDALDVL; from the coding sequence GTGACGACGACCGTGTCCGCTAACCGGAAGGGGGACCGCCGCGAGCGCGAGCTGGTGAACGCCCTCGACGAGGCGGGGTTCGCCGTGATGCGCGCGCCGGCCAGCGGCTCCGCGACGGAGCGGGAGCTGCCCGACGTGCTCGCGGGCGACGGCGAGACGTTCTACGCCATCGAGGCGAAGTCGAGCGCGGGCGACCCCATCTACCTCACCGGCGAGGAGGTGGAGGCCCTCCTCTTCTTCGCGCGGAACTTCGGCGCGAAGGCCCGGATCGCGGTGCGGTTCGACCGCGAGGACTGGTTCTTCTTCCACCCGGGCGACCTCTACACCACCGACGCGGGCTCCTACCGCGTTAAAAAGGAGAAGGCCCTCGCGGACGGCACCGACTTCCCGGAGTTCGTCGGCGAGACGGAGAAGGTGACGCTCGCGGAGGTCGGCGAGGGCGACGGAACCGGTGACGACGCGGACGGGATCGACCCGGAAACCGAGGAACGACGGACGATCTTAGAGGCCGTCCGCGACGGCCACATGCCGGTCGAGGACGCGCTCGACGTGCTGTAG
- the rio1 gene encoding serine/threonine-protein kinase Rio1 — protein sequence MSEDFGLLEPADQPGDEWEQLDVSDTEADRIARRQDREFDEFRKRIKDTEQFKLQESVFDDATLAAVYKLVQDGYVDAFGGPVSTGKEASVFEALGGQAGERPEPGSEAARGGPEGVTPEREVAVKVYRINSSNFRQMRDYLEGDPRFEGIASDKKAVVLAWTRKEFANLERARKAGVRVPEPIAVQRNVLVMELVGHAEDRARRLSEVDVENPETAYEVVREYMRRLYRAGLIHGDLSEYNMIIHEGELVVIDLGQAVTVHHPNAGEFLKRDCENVSAFFTRQGIDVDPDDLRAYVTEPEPDPTGEPEGKSGEPERESDGPSDE from the coding sequence ATGAGCGAGGACTTCGGCCTGCTCGAACCCGCGGACCAGCCGGGCGACGAGTGGGAGCAGCTCGACGTCTCCGACACCGAGGCCGACCGGATCGCCCGGCGGCAGGACCGGGAGTTCGACGAGTTCCGCAAGCGGATCAAGGACACCGAGCAGTTCAAGCTCCAGGAGTCGGTGTTCGACGACGCCACGCTCGCGGCCGTCTACAAGCTGGTCCAGGACGGCTACGTCGACGCCTTCGGCGGGCCGGTGTCGACGGGCAAGGAGGCGAGCGTCTTCGAGGCGCTCGGCGGGCAGGCGGGCGAGCGGCCGGAGCCGGGGTCGGAGGCGGCCCGCGGCGGCCCCGAGGGCGTCACGCCCGAGCGCGAGGTCGCGGTGAAGGTGTACCGGATCAACTCCTCGAACTTCCGGCAGATGCGCGATTACCTGGAGGGCGACCCGCGGTTCGAGGGGATCGCGAGCGACAAGAAGGCGGTCGTGCTGGCGTGGACCCGCAAGGAGTTCGCGAACCTCGAACGCGCGCGGAAGGCCGGCGTCCGGGTGCCCGAACCGATCGCGGTCCAGCGCAACGTCCTCGTGATGGAGCTGGTCGGGCACGCCGAGGACCGCGCCCGGCGGCTGAGCGAGGTCGACGTGGAGAACCCCGAGACCGCCTACGAGGTCGTCCGCGAGTACATGCGCCGGCTCTACCGCGCCGGGCTGATCCACGGCGACCTCTCGGAGTACAACATGATCATCCACGAGGGCGAACTGGTTGTCATCGACCTCGGGCAGGCCGTGACGGTCCACCACCCGAACGCGGGCGAGTTCCTGAAGCGCGACTGCGAGAACGTGTCGGCCTTTTTCACCCGGCAGGGGATCGACGTCGACCCCGACGACCTCCGCGCGTACGTGACGGAGCCGGAGCCGGACCCGACGGGGGAGCCGGAGGGGAAGTCGGGCGAGCCGGAGCGCGAATCTGACGGGCCGTCTGACGAGTAG
- a CDS encoding KH domain-containing protein, with product MQHVTVPQDRIGVVIGAGGETMREIEERANVRLDIDSESGSVAIEERDDPVAAMVAPDIIKAIGRGFKPETALSILDHDLRTLDLIDLSEHTRNDNDLQRKKGRIIGENGRTRELIEELSGANVVVYGSTVGAVGQPEELEVVRRAVGMLLDGAPHGAVYSYLERMSNELDDDVSFNAPQ from the coding sequence ATGCAACACGTGACGGTTCCGCAGGACCGTATCGGCGTCGTCATCGGCGCCGGCGGCGAGACGATGCGGGAGATCGAAGAGCGGGCGAACGTGCGGCTCGACATCGACTCGGAGTCGGGGAGCGTCGCCATCGAGGAGCGCGACGACCCCGTGGCGGCGATGGTGGCCCCGGACATCATCAAGGCGATCGGGCGGGGCTTCAAGCCGGAGACGGCGCTGTCGATCCTCGACCACGACCTCCGGACGCTCGATTTAATCGACCTGTCGGAGCACACCCGCAACGACAACGACCTCCAGCGCAAGAAGGGCCGGATCATCGGCGAGAACGGCCGCACGCGCGAACTCATCGAGGAGCTGTCGGGCGCCAACGTCGTCGTCTACGGCTCGACCGTGGGCGCCGTGGGCCAGCCCGAGGAGCTCGAAGTGGTCCGGCGGGCGGTCGGAATGTTGCTCGACGGGGCGCCCCACGGCGCGGTGTACTCCTACTTGGAGCGCATGTCCAACGAGCTCGACGACGACGTGAGCTTCAACGCGCCGCAATAA
- the thsA gene encoding thermosome subunit alpha gives MIVLSEESQRTSGKDAQNMNITAGKAVAESVRTTLGPKGMDKMLVDSGGSVVVTNDGVTILKEMDIDHPAANMIVEVSETQEEEVGDGTTSAVVVAGELLDQAEELLDQDIHATTLAQGYRQAAEKAKEILDEEAIDVSADDRDTLVEIAETAMTGKGAENSKDLLAELVVDAVLAVQDDDGIDTENVSVEKVVGSSIDQSELVEGVIVDKERVDENMPFAVEDADVALFDGAIEVKETEIDAEVNVTDPDQLQQFLDQEEEQLREMVDHLTDIGADVVFVGDGIDDMAQHYLAQEGILAVRRAKSGDLKRLARATGGRVVSNLDDIETDDLGFAGSVAQKDIGGDERIFVEDVEEAKSVTLILRGGTEHVVDEVERAIDDSLGVVRTTLLDGQVLPGGGAPEAELALQLRDFADSVGGREQLAVEAFADALEVVPRTLAENAGLDPIDSLVDLRSRHDGGEFGAGLDAYTGDVIDMEAEGVVEPLRVKTQAIESATEAAVMILRIDDVIAAGDLKGGGTDDGGDDGGPGGAPGGMGGGMGGMGGMGGAM, from the coding sequence ATGATCGTACTTTCTGAAGAGTCGCAGCGTACCTCCGGAAAGGACGCGCAGAACATGAACATCACGGCCGGGAAGGCGGTCGCGGAGTCCGTCCGCACCACGCTCGGCCCGAAAGGGATGGACAAGATGCTCGTCGACTCCGGCGGGTCCGTCGTCGTCACGAACGACGGCGTCACCATCCTGAAGGAGATGGACATCGACCACCCGGCGGCCAACATGATCGTCGAGGTCTCCGAGACGCAGGAGGAGGAGGTCGGCGACGGCACCACCTCCGCGGTCGTGGTCGCCGGTGAGCTCCTCGATCAGGCCGAGGAGCTCCTCGACCAGGACATCCACGCGACGACCCTCGCGCAGGGGTACCGACAGGCCGCCGAGAAGGCCAAGGAGATCCTCGACGAGGAGGCCATCGACGTCTCCGCGGACGACCGCGACACGCTCGTCGAAATCGCCGAGACGGCGATGACGGGCAAGGGCGCGGAGAACTCCAAGGACCTCCTCGCCGAGCTCGTCGTCGACGCCGTCCTCGCGGTCCAGGACGACGACGGCATCGACACGGAGAACGTCTCCGTCGAGAAGGTCGTCGGCAGCTCGATCGACCAGTCCGAGCTCGTCGAGGGCGTCATCGTCGACAAGGAGCGCGTCGACGAGAACATGCCCTTCGCGGTCGAGGACGCCGACGTCGCGCTGTTCGACGGCGCCATCGAAGTGAAGGAGACGGAGATCGACGCCGAGGTCAACGTCACGGACCCCGACCAGCTCCAGCAGTTCCTCGACCAGGAGGAGGAGCAGCTCCGCGAGATGGTCGACCACCTCACCGACATCGGCGCCGACGTCGTCTTCGTCGGTGACGGCATCGACGACATGGCGCAGCACTACCTCGCGCAGGAGGGCATCCTCGCCGTCCGCCGCGCGAAGTCCGGCGACCTCAAACGCCTCGCCCGCGCGACCGGCGGCCGCGTCGTCTCCAACCTCGACGACATCGAGACGGACGACCTCGGCTTCGCCGGCTCCGTCGCCCAGAAGGACATCGGCGGCGACGAGCGCATCTTCGTCGAGGACGTCGAGGAGGCGAAGTCCGTCACCCTCATCCTCCGCGGCGGCACCGAGCACGTCGTCGACGAGGTCGAGCGCGCCATCGACGACTCGCTCGGCGTCGTCCGCACGACGCTGCTCGACGGCCAGGTCCTGCCCGGCGGCGGCGCCCCCGAGGCCGAGCTGGCCCTGCAGCTCCGCGACTTCGCCGACTCCGTCGGCGGCCGCGAGCAGCTCGCCGTCGAGGCGTTCGCCGACGCGCTGGAAGTCGTCCCGCGCACCCTCGCCGAGAACGCGGGTCTCGACCCCATCGACTCGCTGGTCGACCTCCGCTCCCGCCACGACGGCGGCGAGTTCGGCGCCGGTCTCGACGCCTACACGGGCGACGTGATCGACATGGAGGCCGAGGGCGTCGTGGAGCCGCTCCGCGTCAAGACCCAGGCCATCGAGTCCGCCACCGAGGCGGCCGTCATGATCCTCCGCATCGACGACGTCATCGCGGCCGGCGACCTCAAGGGCGGCGGCACGGACGACGGCGGCGACGACGGCGGCCCCGGCGGCGCGCCCGGCGGCATGGGCGGCGGCATGGGCGGCATGGGCGGTATGGGCGGCGCGATGTAA